In Halorhabdus rudnickae, the following proteins share a genomic window:
- a CDS encoding IS6 family transposase, with translation MPENARLSGSIDQIDLEFVEREATPRFLMKLSIQLHLAGLSLSNTVSILEVFGVQRARSTVHNWVHKADLQPETGRSPDHVAVDETVIRLDNERYWLYAAVDPDTNELLHTTLEPTTNSALAHAFFRELREKHDLDDAMFLIDGSHSLKDACNRHGLDFRYERAGNRNSVERVFREVKRRTSSFSNCFSHAAAETADDWLRSFAFAWNQLI, from the coding sequence CCTCAGCGGTAGTATCGACCAGATCGACTTAGAGTTTGTGGAGCGAGAAGCGACACCGCGATTTTTGATGAAGCTCAGTATTCAGTTGCATCTTGCTGGACTATCGCTTTCGAATACTGTTTCAATTCTTGAGGTATTCGGTGTCCAACGCGCTCGTTCAACCGTCCACAACTGGGTTCACAAGGCCGATCTACAGCCCGAAACTGGACGGAGCCCGGATCACGTTGCGGTTGACGAAACCGTGATCCGACTCGACAACGAGCGATACTGGCTGTACGCTGCCGTCGATCCCGATACAAACGAATTGCTCCATACAACGCTTGAACCAACTACAAATTCAGCTCTTGCTCACGCGTTCTTTCGCGAACTCCGCGAGAAACACGATCTTGACGACGCGATGTTTCTCATCGATGGGTCGCACTCCTTGAAAGACGCTTGCAACCGACACGGCCTCGATTTCAGATACGAACGCGCTGGAAATCGGAACAGCGTCGAACGTGTCTTTCGTGAGGTAAAACGTAGAACATCTTCGTTTTCAAACTGTTTCAGTCACGCCGCTGCGGAAACAGCTGACGACTGGCTCAGATCTTTCGCATTTGCATGGAACCAGCTTATCTGA